A window of Rhipicephalus sanguineus isolate Rsan-2018 unplaced genomic scaffold, BIME_Rsan_1.4 Seq788, whole genome shotgun sequence contains these coding sequences:
- the LOC119378341 gene encoding mucin-2, which translates to SQLRVHRDVTAAHLRLAPPIRLDTARNRPAAPVVTRRLAELAGEDGVGEDELTLALLNVRSLQSHAADVNYDELLRRATLIVKSIRIFTAAACAAMVVAMLAAAAVALSHGEQHLTPGTEEDDVIEVKLPPLMPEILRTECATTTAISRPTSTASTSNEPPTKPVQPTEHSIPASTATNPPPSTTSTSSGPDTSPPSSTTSTSNEPSTAPVQPTESMATSTATNPPTSATSTSSGPDTSPPSSITSTSNEPSTAPVQPTESMATSTATNPPTSATSTSSEPDTSPPSSITSTSNEPSTAPVQPTESMVTSTATDPPTSTTSVVTEPPTEPVRPAQPPMTRFPLVCVFGAATNESQPLPADGVCDFTFYDGLYETGPFDTLYSPRFSAPVEHVLSHASLHSVTQYGLSFGYRGYPTLAP; encoded by the exons GCTCGCAACTGCGCGTGCACCGTGACGTCACCGCGGCGCACCTGCGCTTGGCTCCGCCCATCCGCCTCGACACTGCGCGCAACCGCCCTGCTGCGCCAGTCGTGACCAGGCGATTAGCCGAGCTTGCCGGGGAAGACGGGGTCGGGGAAGACGAGCTTACGTTAGCCTTGCTCAACGTGAGGTCGCTTCAGAGCCACGCCGCAGACGTTAACTACGACGAACTGCTGCGGAGGGCCACGCTGAT AGTTAAGTCAATCCGCATATTCACCGCGGCAGCGTGTGCTGCTATGGTCGTGGCGATgctcgctgccgccgcggtcgccctATCGCACGGAG AGCAACATCTCACTCCCGGAACGGAGGAAGATGATGTAATCGAAGTGAAATTACCACCGCTGATGCCCGAAATTCTGCGGACTGAGTGTGCGACAACCACTGCCATCAGCCGGCCCACTTCGACTGCCTCGACGTCGAATGAACCACCGACGAAGCCTGTCCAGCCAACTGAGCATAGCATACCAGCAAGCACTGCCACCAACCCACCACCATCGACTACCTCGACGTCGAGTGGACCAGACACGAGCCCACCATCCTCGACTACGTCGACGTCGAATGAACCGTCCACTGCGCCTGTCCAGCCAACTGAGAGTATGGCGACAAGCACTGCCACCAACCCACCAACCTCTGCTACCTCGACGTCGAGTGGACCAGACACGAGCCCACCATCCTCGATTACGTCGACGTCGAATGAACCGTCCACTGCGCCTGTCCAGCCAACTGAGAGTATGGCGACAAGCACTGCCACCAACCCACCAACCTCTGCTACCTCGACGTCGAGTGAACCAGACACGAGCCCACCATCCTCGATTACGTCGACGTCGAATGAACCGTCCACTGCGCCTGTCCAGCCAACTGAGAGTATGGTGACAAGCACTGCAACCGACCCACCAACCTCGACTACCTCGGTTGTGACTGAGCCACCAACGGAGCCTGTCCGTCCCGCAC AGCCTCCCATGACGCGATTTCCGCTGGTCTGCGTCTTCGGGGCGGCGACAAACGAGTCACAGCCGCTGCCTGCGGACGGCGTGTGCGACTTCACCTTCTACGACGGCCTCTACGAGACGGGCCCGTTCGACACGCTCTACAGCCCACGCTTCAGTGCGCCCGTTGAGCACGTGCTTAGTCACGCGTCGCTTCACAGCGTCACTCAGTACGGCCTCTCCTTCGGCTACAG GGGATACCCGACGCTGGCACCATGA